AAGACTGGTCACAAAGAACCGATGCAAAATCCATTCAAAACCGATCATAACTTGTTTAAAcggtttgtttattattttattttaaaaaaatattattataataattgatacgaatttaatttaatattatggtgcttaataattatattagttatatttatttagtttttgatTACATTTGTTAACGgatattattatgttatattaaatttaaatgttatgacatttaatttgatttcattttaaattttgaatattataTGTTGTGTATATGTaatgacatttatttattaaaaaattaatgacatgtACAAGTgaactttgttttttaaaagactaaatACACCGTCTTGGTTCTTCATCTTGTTTTTTGGTTTCAGtttgatttgtttaaaataatattatttaattattactgttaaaatCAGATAACTGAGCCTTGAACAACTATCTTTATCAATTCAATAATcagtatagttttaaaaatcttgtataattttaaatacttaatttttttgtgtgtttttaatctaataaataatttttattgaataatttttttttattttcttattcagttttttggggtgtttattttcaattacttttaaaaaattataaaaggtggaaatattctttaatcaaatatttaattaagaattttctttatttgatttgatttagtaAATAAGACCAAAAAATTTGTCTTAAAAAGAATGTAGCATTACTCTTCACCAAATAACTTAAATCTTATTCTACTTTTTTAAGAGTTTCATTGACATATACGGTTAATGtgaaagtttttatattatcaactaaAACTCACtttttatgtgaattttataaaataattaccataaatcttatatatttttttggtttgacTTTGAACCTGTTATGTCTCTAACCCAAGACCATGAACATGGTATTATATGATGTTGAGATTGggtgataatataattttacactgttagagtatttattatttatttattcgttGGGCATTTCTTACATACGTTTCACGGGTTCAGCTAGCTATGTGTAAAACGTTGGAATTGCCACCTGCTACACATTAGGTTGGTCTCATAAACGACAAGTCGTTTTGGTGTTTGCAGGTAACGTGAGTAATAGTCAATTGTGGCATAGCTGCTTCGAAAGCTTATTACTACCTGAATGAATGAATGGCATGCGCTCTTATTTGTTCCGTACTACGCCTAAGATTGTAGCGCTAGCACGTTCAGGTCAAATCTCCGATGCTCGCAAACTGTTCGATGAAATACCCCACAAAGACTCTGTTGCTTGGAACGCCATGCTAACCGCCTATTCCCACGTGGGACTTTACCAACAGAGTCTTAGTCTCTTTGGTTGCATGAGAATCTCCCATTCCAAACCCGACAACTTCTCATTCTCTGCAGTCTTAAATGCATGCGCTTGCGCTGGTGCATCCTATGTTCGTTTTGGAGCAACCCTACACGCTTTGGTTGTTGTTTCAGGCTACCTGTCTTCTCTTCCTGTGGCTAACTCGCTCATTGATATGTATGGCAAGTGTTTGCTTCCTGATGATGCAAGAAAAGTGTTTGATGAGACGAGTGATAGCAATGAAGTGACATGGTGTTCACTTATGTTTGCTTATGCAAACTCTTGCCGGTTAGGCGTGGCCCTTGAACTGTTTCGTAGCATGCCCGAAAGGGTTGTGATTGCTTGGAATATAATGATTGTGGGCCATGCTCGTCGCGGCGAAGTTGAAGCGTGCTTGCATTTATTTAAAGAGATGTGTGGGAGTTTGTGTCAGCCAGACCAGTGGACTTTCAGTGCTCTCATTAACGCTTGTGCTGTGTCAATGGAGATGTTATACGGATGCATGGTGCATGGTTTTGTGATAAAATCTGGTTGGAGCTCTGCTATGGAAGTAAAGAACTCGATGTTAAGCTTTTATGCTAAATTAGAATGTCAAGATGATGCCATGAAGGTGTTTAACTCCTTTGGATGTTTTAATCAAGTGTCTTGGAATGCCATCATTGATGCTCATATGAAATTGGGGGATACCCAGAAAGCTTTTCTTGCTTTCCAGAAAGCTCCTGAGAGAAATATTGTTTCTTGGACTTCTATGATTGCAGGGTATACGAGAAATGGAAATGGAGAGCTAGCTCTGAGTATGTTCTTAGACTTGACAAGAAACTCTGTCCAGCTTGATGATTTAGTAGCCGGAGCAGTCCTTCATGCTTGTGCTAGCTTAGCGATACTGGTTCATGGAAGAATGGTCCATGGTTGCATTATTCGTCATGGTTTAGACAAATATTTGTATGTTGGCAATAGTTTGGTTAATATGTATGCAAAATGTGGGGATATAAAAGGTTCACGGCTTGCATTTCATGACATTCTTGATAAGGACCTGATTTCTTGGAATTCAATGTTGTTTGCATTTGGACTGCACGGGCGGGCTAATGAGGCTATATGCTTATACAGAGAAATGGTGGCATCTGGTGTGAAACCTGATGAAGTAACCTTCACAGGGCTGTTAATGACTTGCAGCCACTTGGGGCTTATAAGTGAGGGCTTTGCGTTCTTTCAATCAATGTGTTTGGAATTTGGACTATCCCATGGAATGGACCATGTGGCATGCATGGTGGATATGCTTGGTCGCGGTGGATACGTGGCAGAAGCAAGAAGTTTAGCTGAGAAGTATTCAAAGACAAGCATAACTAGGACCAATTCATGCGAGGTTCTACTAGGAGCATGTTATGCACATGGAGATTTAGGAACCGGGAGCAGTGTGGGAGAATATCTAAAGAACTTGGAGCCTGAAAAGGAGGTTGGTTATGTATTGTTGTCAAATTTGTATTGTGCAAGTGGGAAGTGGAGGGAAGCAGAGATGGTCCGGAAGGCAATGCTGGATCAAGGGGTGAAAAAAGTACCTGGTAGTAGTTGGATTGAGATAAGAAACGAGGTTACCTCTTTTGTATCAGGAAACAATGCATATCCCTACATGGCTGACATATCCAAGATACTATACTTTCTTGAATTGGAAATGAGACATACATCGcctattaattttgatattgaaGGACCTTTATAGACTAGTGAAGCATATGGGAAAGATAACTtgatatgtaatttttattgtcTTCTTTGGTGCCGTCAAACCTGAGATTAATTTAGAAGTTCTTTCAACGATAAACTACCACAAGCCCGGGCTTTGCCTCGTGGCTGCGAATGAAAGCAGCTAACTCTGTGCTAACAACGCACTCTTCAATACAGTATTTTCAAATACACCTTTTATTAGTAttaggttttctttttttttttttttttttgaaaatcacaATTTTGTGAGTCTCATTCTCaccttttatttaaagaatctcactcataatttattattttccataGATTTCAATCAATAGAGAATACtacttttgagttttgactcaaatatacaaaaaattgcCATGGTTGTAAATTAAATGATTATGGGTATACATGTAATTTAAATCGCTAATTATATAAATCGtgttatgaaattaaaataaattcttgtgatatttcttaatttgaatCAACTATAAGTTtgaataagaatatatattggtgttattaattaatttgaataagaATACATAATTGTGGTAACAATTTGAATgcttaaattatgaaaatatttatagctgtaattacattaattaacatttttataaacttttattaattaaaaagaaaaaattacatctcaatagagaaaatgaatgaaatgttgtcatATAACATTTGATTAAgagaaaataactttttaacaaataatataattgttgGGGTGCATTAATGAGAGGTGTGTTTACAAATGAGAGTATGAGAAAAGTAGATCCGAACTATAAAATTATAGATggttaaaattaaatgttatttaataatcatATGATTACTTCAAAAAGTTAtctaattttgtgatttttttgttacaagagCTAAAAACATAACTTTGTGATTTAATCTTaaccattcatttttttaatgcaaaatgcttatatcattttattaataaacaaaacattgATACAATCAGGAATGATATCAAATGATTGTGTTTATATGATTTAGATTTTCTTCTCTCACTCTTTGGGACATAATCTCCTTTCACTTGGTACATTCGacataattgattattatttttaattgataattataactacatttaattctctaaattataaCTATTTCACTCGAGAATACATTTAATGAGAAAGTCATTTTTATACAAGAGTGAAGAAAACTAATTTGAATACAATCACATGAATGATAAAggttaaaatcaaataatatcaCCAAATCAATTGTAAATGTATCTATCTTCGattcctataaataaataaaaatacacaattctACTTCTGAGTTGGGTTGGACTGAAAATTAAGATGGGTTGGACtcgaaaaattgaaattgaaggcCCCCAACCATTGTAAGAAAAGAAATGAATATGAATGAGTATAAGATTTATGATGGTGTCTGTCTCTGTCACTTTCAGAACTGAGAAGTCATCACCCGTTCGTTTCGTTTCCTCTCCCTCCCTTCCTTCTTCCCAAGGTCCGTTCAACTCCATCGCCTAACCTTTCACAATCCCTTTTCGGTTTATGCTTTACCAGTTTTACGctattttcttttgcatttacTTTTTGCATGTTCAGTTTGTTTAGTGCATTGTTCTGACATGAAGACGAAAACTATGTTTTGGTCCATGCGCGTTACTTGATCGTAACGGTAGCtttcagttttttattttttaaatcttttttacttgacaccttttgctttacttttcaattttttttccagttgTATTTTTCTCGAAATAATTAGGGTTTTTGTctgttattttaatatgttcTCGTTTTTGAGTTTTAGTGTTACTCATTTTCTTGAATGTGTTCgttgcatgttttcatttggtgATGATGCTAAAGTAGATTTTAAAGTGTCTTCACTTATTGGTTGCTTTTTGATGTAGTTGTTGAATTGAAGCATTTTGATCTCTCGCTTTGGTCTTATGTACACCTCCATTATTGTacttatttctaatttttgtaGATATTCTGCTTGTTTTGTGTCCGACAAAAATTCACATACAGCAAGAGGTGATCACGTACAATTTGTATATAGGTTTTTGTTGTGATTGCACTGCTGTTGTTATAATGGATTCAATGATCCAAACCATCTATACTTGTGTTGTTATCATGTTTAGATATGTGTTTGGAATATCAATGATTCCTACATTCTTTTAAGACTTGAAGTGAATGATTTAGGATCTAATTGTTGCATGTTATTAAAAATATGCAGGGTGAATCTGAAATTGACTGCTGCATATAGATTGGGGGACTGGTGGGTTGTTGGATTAAATGTAGCTTCACTTGGCCATAGCATCCACTATAAGATTTTCTGATCTGGATCTTTGATGGACTGCAATAAAGAAGAGGCCTTAAGGGCCAAGGACATTGCTGAAAAGAAGATGGAAAACAGGGATTTTGTGGGGGCTCGCAAAATTGCTCTAAAGGCTCAGCAGCTGTACCCTGATCTGGAAAATATAGCTCAAATGCTTGTTGTTTGTGATGTGCACTGCTCTTCTGAGCAGAAATTATTTGGTAATGAGATGGATTGGTATGAAATTCTTCAGGTCGAACAGACAGCTGGTGATGCAATAATTAAGAAGCAATATAGGAAGTTCGCTCTCCAACTTCATCCTGACAAAAACAACTTTGCTGGTGCAGAATCTGCATTCAAGTTGATTGGGGAAGCTCAAAGAGTGCTTTTGGACAGAGAAAAACGTTCTCTTTTTGACATGAAGCGTAGAGTTCCAACGAACAAACCTGCTATGTCACGTTTTAATTCTACAGTGAAGAACAATGTTAGACCCAACTCGTCATGCTCAAATtctcagcagcagcagcaatcTAGGCAGCCAGCACAGCAGCAGCAAAATGGTGACCGCCCTACTTTTTGGACGGTCTGCCCGTTTTGTTCTGTTAGGTATCAATATtacaaagaaattttaaataaatctctTCGCTGTCAAAATTGCAAAAGGCCCTTTGTTGCATATGAAGTGAATGTACAAGGTACATCATCACCAGCAACTAATTCAACTCAGCAAGCTTCTGACCAGCAGAAAGATGGTTTGAATCATGGTGCTTTCAAGATGGGTGCAGGATCTCAAGGCAATTCGCAGGCTGAGAAGTCCAATATGGGGccttatgataaaaaaagaccTAGTAATGTCTCTGGAAAACCAAATggaaagaggaagaggaagcagGTGGCAGAATC
This region of Glycine max cultivar Williams 82 chromosome 7, Glycine_max_v4.0, whole genome shotgun sequence genomic DNA includes:
- the LOC100815792 gene encoding pentatricopeptide repeat-containing protein At2g36980, mitochondrial — its product is MNGMRSYLFRTTPKIVALARSGQISDARKLFDEIPHKDSVAWNAMLTAYSHVGLYQQSLSLFGCMRISHSKPDNFSFSAVLNACACAGASYVRFGATLHALVVVSGYLSSLPVANSLIDMYGKCLLPDDARKVFDETSDSNEVTWCSLMFAYANSCRLGVALELFRSMPERVVIAWNIMIVGHARRGEVEACLHLFKEMCGSLCQPDQWTFSALINACAVSMEMLYGCMVHGFVIKSGWSSAMEVKNSMLSFYAKLECQDDAMKVFNSFGCFNQVSWNAIIDAHMKLGDTQKAFLAFQKAPERNIVSWTSMIAGYTRNGNGELALSMFLDLTRNSVQLDDLVAGAVLHACASLAILVHGRMVHGCIIRHGLDKYLYVGNSLVNMYAKCGDIKGSRLAFHDILDKDLISWNSMLFAFGLHGRANEAICLYREMVASGVKPDEVTFTGLLMTCSHLGLISEGFAFFQSMCLEFGLSHGMDHVACMVDMLGRGGYVAEARSLAEKYSKTSITRTNSCEVLLGACYAHGDLGTGSSVGEYLKNLEPEKEVGYVLLSNLYCASGKWREAEMVRKAMLDQGVKKVPGSSWIEIRNEVTSFVSGNNAYPYMADISKILYFLELEMRHTSPINFDIEGPL